The Sulfurospirillum diekertiae genomic sequence TTCTTCTAAGGCTTTAACTTTTAATGCTTGCTTTTGTCTTTCAGCTTCTCTTTCTCTTTTCTTTTTCCATCTCTTCGTTTGCATTAACTATTGGCGTTTGCACGATAACCTCAGTTATAGGTTTTGGCTTAGTGCTACTGACAATGGCAGAAATTTTTTTCCAATGTATTGACTCTCATATCGGTTATAACCATGTGTATACTCGCCGATATACCTCCTACTAAAACAAGAATCATGAAAAAATGTTGAAGAAAAGTTGTTTTTTTGTGCTATCTGATATTTTAATGCCTTTATTTTTAATCTCCATGCGAATAAAGATAATATACTAATTGATAACAATGCCCAAAAACCAATAACAGGATAAGCATGTGTTGTAAATTGAGCAACTTTCCCGTCACCAAGAAGAATAGGCATAAATGGTTCAATCTTAATGGCACCGTCTTGCAGAGTATGTCCAAACCAATAAAGCCAATACCCGTAAATTCCTATAAACAAAAAAGGTAGGAGTACGGGAATGAGCATAAATGTGTCAATCCATTTAATGTCATAAATAATGAATAACGCAAGTAACATTGCAAGCATAATGAGAGAATAAGGAGCAAGTGCCCGCTCGTAAATTCCTCCTCTTTCCATATGAGCCATTCCAACATAATGATTAATGGTATTCATTTCATGTACCTCTCCACTTAATCCATCAAAATGAATAAATACGGGAAGGCCATAAGGAAAAGCTTCTTTAGGATAATTCGGAGCTTCAAGAGAAAATTTCCATATAGGCATTGAGGGGACACCGATTTCTTCAGAAATCTCTATCATTCCTCTTAAGTTGCCCCTGGTTTTTTGGGGCGTATTAATACTAATATACCTATCTTTTTGATAAAAATTCCACAGAGGATACACATATGATGGAATATCGCCTATTCTACCATCTTTGATACGTTCCAAAGTTCCATGAAAACCTACCGACGGAATTACGAATCCATACAATATAATGGTTAAAGCAAATACTGCAAGTATTTTTGATATGAAATAAGTAACTTTCATAACCAGCTCCTTATAACTTATTATAAAAAATAACTAATCTTATTTTTTTATTTTATAACTTCATTAGTTTCTTTTTGGTCGCTAATAAGAAAAAATATAGAAAATTATTTTAATTATTTATAGTGATGGAGTGAAAACTATCTTTAAGAAATATTGATATGTATGAATCAAAGCCAAGACACTTATTAATATCGAATGCTTGCTATTATCGAGGAAGGAAATAAGAAAAATAAGAAGGGGGTCAGTTACCACCTTAAAACACCCTAAAAATATTAATAAATCATAACCATTATTTTGTATTTTTTCCTTTAAGCAACATTGGAATTTTGAGCCACCATCCCACAATGAGCCTGATAGATTTCACTTGAATAACCTTGGTTGGAATGAAAGAGTGCTCTAGCAATAATAATCAATTTTTTCATAACAGCAATTTGTATCAAAGTCGTATGTTTACCTTTTTCTTTAAGTCTGTCATAGAAACATTTCATCTCTTCATTAAAACGAATCGTTACCATTGTCCCCATAAATAATGACCTTCGATACAGTTTATTACCCGCTTTTGAAATGCGTGTTTTTCCTCTAACCGAAGTACCTGAGGTTTTTTCAATTGGGTCAAGTCCTGCTAAAGAGATAATCTGTTTTTGATTGGCATTGGGATATTTTAGAAAAAGATGGATTAACGCAATCGTTGCAATATCGCCAAGTCCTTTAATGGTTTGGATACTTTGGTATTTCAACGCTAATTTACTATCTTTGGTGATGAGTCTTTTTATTTCATCGATCGTATGCTGTTCTTTTTGTTTAAAGGCTTTTTTTTAAAGTTGCAGTACTCTCTTTATGCTGCAGTTTTTCTAAGTGATTGCTTGTTTGGACTCTTTGTTTTACTAATAGTTGGTAATAGCTCATCAAGTCATTTATTTGCTCTACAATCACATCAATCACAGGAATATGAATCTCTTCTTCTTTTGCCAGCATTCCTGCATGACAGAGCATCCTTGCATCTACTTTATCGGTTTTATTACGAATCGATAGCGCTTTAGCAAAGTTATGCGAAGCTTTTGGATTGATCTTAAAGACTCGAATGTGTTTATTGGCACAAAAGAGTTCTAGGGTACTGCTATAACTTGATGTTGGTTCGTAAACAAAAACGAGGGAATCGTGTTCTTTTTTATAAAGTTTTTTGAGTTTAGAAAATAACTGCGTAAAGCCTTTAACGGTATTGGCTATTTCTATCTCTAGCTCACTTTGTGGGATAAACACACTCACAGTTGACTTAGAGACATCCAATCCGATAAAATTATCCATGATAAACCTCCATGACATGATTGGAGAGTTTGGTAGGCAAGAGGATAATTCCTCTTGCTGATGATTCAACCTTATCGCACATTAACTTCGCCTCGTACAATACAGTCTAACCTCAAAGTTGACTTTGTTACCACTCAAGTTTTTAGTGCAATTACCTAACTGACCCTCAAGCTAATTCTATTTTTTAAGATAAAAGAACCGCTCTGGGCTAAACCCAGCATCTTAACATCCCAAACTCTATGAGTAACTGTATAACTTTTTGGCTTTTTTCATTATACGAGGGATAAACTTTTAACTTTTTTATCATTTAACCTTTTATATATAAAGACTCAACATTACTAAAATATCACCCTTGCATAAATCGCTCAATATCCTCAACGATCTCATCAATCGCCTCAGTCGCTTTTTGATGCAACACTTTCGTATAAACCCGCTCATTTATAGCGTCACTTGGCTCTAAATTATTGAGGATGGAAACCTTTACATGTAAAGCGAAATGATCCATGGCAATGACATTTCCGCTTGAGCCGATGATGACTAAAAATTGGCAATCTTCCATCGTTTCGTAGAGATGTTCGTACATTGGAGCGGCTTCGCCGAAGAAGACGATGTCGGGGCGAAAGGAGCCGCCGCAAGTTTTACATGTAAAGGTTCGCTCTTGTTTGCTATAGCCGATGAGATGAGTTGTGCCGCACTGTTCACAGCGAAGGCGAGGCAAAAAGCCGTGCAAGTGTAAAATGTCCTTGCACCCTGCTCGCTCGAAAAGGTCGTCTACATTTTGGGTGATGAGCGCGATGTCGTTGGGGTATTTTTCTTGCAGTTTGGCGATGGCATAGTGCGCGGCATTAGGCTTAACGGAGTTTAGTTGTTCGCGCCTTGCGTCGTAAAATGTTAGGGTGTTTTCTCTGTTCCAAGACAGACAGCCGGCCGTGCAAATCTCTTCGATGCGGTACTTTTCCCAAAGTCCACCTGTGTCGCGAAAAGTAGAAAGCCCACTCTCCGCACTGATGCCTGCTCCTGAGAAAATTACAACCCGTGCCATGGTTTACCTCTTTACAGTTTTGCTAAAAATGCCTTGATCGCTTCATTACTCTCTTCTGGATTTTCAACCACACTCATGTGTGCCGCATTTTTGATAAGTGCAAACTCTGAACCCTCTATCTGCTTTGCCATCGTTTGCATTCCTGAAGGAGGGGTTAATGTGTCATGCTCGCCGCACAAAAGCAGTGTTGGAATTTTTATGGAAGGAAGGAACTCAGTCATGTCATTACGTGTCAACATGGCAAAGACACATCCTTTCACACCAATGGAGTTAAATTTCATGGACTTATTGATGCGCTTATCGACGAGCTCTTTATGCTCTTTTTTGTAGGTATCGCTGTAACACTGTGCAATAAAATGTTTCGAAAAGGATGTTAACCCTTTTGCATTAATGCGCTTAATAGCATCTGAGCGTCTCAGTTTGGCGTCATTGTTGTCGGCATGTGCCGCCGTGTCACATAAAATAAGTGCTGAAAATTTATTTTCCATGCGCTCTAAAGCACGCAAGGCGATGTAACCACCCATCGAAAACGCACATAAAATAGGTGGTTTTTCATCTTTTAGGTCACCAATCATTAATTCAAGGTCATCCACAAATGACTCCATCGTAAACTGTCCATCACCAACAGATGAGTCGCCAAGCCCACGTATGTCGTACGCCACACAGTAGTAGGTTTCACTAAGAGCCGCTATTTGGGCGTGCCACATCGTGTGGTCATACGGAAAACCGTGTAAAAAAATGATTGCTCTATTTTTTTGATTGCCTTCCAATAAAACCGATAACCCGCCAACTGTTTTTTTCATTATCTATCCTTTGTATAAAACCATTATACATCAGACATTAAAATATAAGGCCTCCCTATGGTGCATCACAATCGCCGTGGTACTTTGCTCAGGATGAATTTGAAATGTTTCACTGAGTTCTATGCCAAACTCTTCGGGTTTTAAAAGATCAAAAATAATTTTGGTATCTTCCAAGGCAGGGCACGCGGGGTAACCAAACGAGTAACGACATCCAAGGTAACGCTTCATCTGCACATCGCGCAAACTATGCCCCTCTTTTTCGGCAATGCCAAGATCAAGGCGTATCTGTTTATGCGCAATCTCTGCTAATGCTTCAGCGAGTTCAACACCGAGTCCATGCACGAAAAAGTATTCTGTAAAATTGCCCGCATCGTACAGCTCTTTCTCATACGCCGAAAATTTTGCACCCGCACTCACGCATGTCAAAGCCAAAACATCGTGACGATCTGGAGCGATAAAATCACTCAAAGAACGGTACGGATTTCTATTTTGACGAGGAAAATCAAACGTCTTAATGGCACGTTCTTTGATAGCTTCGATGCTCTCACGATTGACTTGCGCCTCGCTGAAATAACCTTCACTTTCATCAAAAAGGTAGAGATGATTTTCGCTTGAGCGTGCTGGGTAATAACCGTAAATGATGGTCGGCTCAAAAAGTCCTAGTCGTTCGATGTCCGCTTTGATGCGCTCAAAGGCAGGCCATAAAACCTCATCAAGCTGTTTTTGTTTCGCTTCTTTGCTCTGTCCTTTGCCACTGTAGCCCCAACGTTGTGCAAAAAGAATTTTATGGTTGATCCACGAAAATGCCAACTCTTTGACATTGGTTTTTAGCACACGTCTGCCCCAAAATGGCGGTGTGGGAATAGCAATGTCACGGCTAGGCATTTTAAGCTCATGAAACGGTGGAATTTCCTTCGCTTCTTTTGTGGCGCGATTGACACTGTTTTCAAGCACGACGCGACTAAACGAGGTGTCATAGTTTTTTGTTTCAATACGCGACATTGCCGTTATGCCCTCAAACGCATCTTTGCAGTAATAAATCGGGCCATCGTAAATCGGACGGCAAAACTCTTCCACAAAGGTATCGGTCAGTGCTGCTCCGCCTAAAATGACAGGGATTTTAATGCCCATCTTTTGCATTGCTTCGAGGTTTTCTTTCATGACATTGGTCGATTTCACCAAAAGTCCGCTCATACCGATCGCATCGGCGTTGTGCTCTTTTAAAGCTTCTAAAAATTGATCCAAATCCGCTTTAATGCCAATATTAATGACCTTAAAACCGTTGTTACTCAAGATGATGTCAACCAAGTTTTTACCGACATCATGCACATCGCCTTTAACCGTTCCAATAATGAGCGTGGTGGTGGTGTTCTTCTCCGTCTTCGGCAAGTAAGGTTGCAGATAATCCACCGCCGCTTTCATCACTTCAGCGGATTGTAGGACAAAGGGCAACTGCATTTTGCCACTGCCAAACAGCTCACCAACGACTTTCATCGCATCGATCAATATTTCATTGACAATGACCTCAGCGGCGATCTCATCTTTAGCGGTGGGTAAAAGAGTGAGCATACGCTCTTTATCGCCATCAATCAGCAGGGTTGAAATCTTCTCTTTCGTACTCATGGCAAGATACGCCGCGTCACTCTCGTCTTTGTTCTCCACAACCCCGGCAAAATGGTCGATGAATTTAAAGAGCGGATCGCCCTCTTCTCTATGATTAAAGAGTAAATCTTCACAGATTTTTTTATCCACGTCACTGATCTTGTGCATCGGAAGCGTATTTTTAACATTGACAATCGCCATACTCAGCCCCGCTTCGACACAATGGTGCAAAAAGACGGAGTTTAGGTATTCGCGTGCGTGTTTGGCTAAACCAAACGAGATGTTAGAAACACCCAATACAAAGCCCACTTCTGGATGAAGTGCATGAAATTCACGAATCGCTTCAATGGTCTCAATCGCCGCAGTATGATACTCAGGATCGCCACTGCCTACGGTAAATGTCAAAAGATCAAACACCAAATCTTCGGGGTGAATGCCGTGTTTTTCTGTCGCTAAAGTATAAATGCGCTCCGCAATCGCCACCTTTTGTTCTTTACTTTTTGCCATGCCCACTTCATCGATGGTCAGACACACGAGTGCCGCGCCAAAACGCTTCGCTAAGGAACAGACTTTGTCAAACTTCTCTATGCCATCTTCAAGATTCACAGAGTTAATGATAGGCTTTCCACCAATGAGTTTCAAGGCAACTTCAAGTGCTGGAACTTGAGTGGTGTCAGGCATAAGTGGCAAGAGAATCTTTTGCACATAACGCCCCATCACCTCTTTGGTATCTTTGTGCTCATCTCGTCCTGCAAAACCGACACTCACATCGATGCCGTGCGCACCACTGCGTACTTGTTGTTGAGCAACGCTCAGTGTGCCATCGTAGTCTTCGGCAAGCAGCAACTCACGAAAGGCTTTGGAACCTGTGGCATTACTTCGCTCACCAATGAGAAACGGTGCTGGGTCTTGTTTTAACGCTCTGGTTTCAAACAACGAGGCGATGCTACGAGGCATCTCGCCTTTAGGTGCAAGCGGTTTTTTACCTTCCACGCGTTTGGAAAGCTCTAAGATATGTTGAGGCGTTGTACCACAACATCCTCCAAGTATGGCAACTCCCGCAATTTCCGTAAATTTTTCTTGAAGTTCCGCAAATTCACGAGGTCCCATCGGGTAGAACGTATAACCACCACGGTTTTGCGGAAGCCCTGCATTGGCGTGTACACTGATGGGTTTACCCCAAACGGAACTGAGTGTTTTGACATGCTTTTCAACCTGCTCAGGTCCTGTGCCACAATTAAAGCCAAGGCTTAAAAGATCAAAGGGTTCTAAGATCGCGGCAATCGTGGTAGCATCGGTTCCAATGAGCATCGTGCCGCTCAGTTCAATGGTGACTGAAACCATGATGGGAAGTTTTACATGTAAAGCATTTTGAGCATCGTGTATCGCATGCAAAGCGGCTTTAATTTGAAGGGGGTCTTGCGCCGTTTCGATGAGAAAAAGATCACATCCGCCATCTATTGCACCGCGTGCCGCTTCTTTGTAGCCCTCATACATTGCATCGTAACCGATATGACCTAAAGAGGGCAGTTTCGTCCCTGGTCCAAAGGCGGCAGCGGTAAAACGAGGTTTTTGCTCTGTGGTAAATTCTGCACACGCTTCTTTGACGATCTCAACACCCGCACGGGCAAGTTCATACGCCCTCGCCCCGATACCGTAATCTTCCAAAACCCACGGCAATGCGCCAAAGGTGTTGGTCTTGATGATGTCTGCGCCTGCAAGCAAATAACCGCGATGAATTTTTGAAATGGCATCTTTACATGTAGCGTTCAAAAGCTCGTTACAGCCTTCTTTGCCTTCCCATTGCTCAGGTGCAATTTCTAACGCTTGAATCTGCGTACCCATCGCACCATCGATGACTAAAATTTTTTCTTTGATAAGTTCTTGAAGTGTTGCCAAGTCGAATTCCTAGTGTGTTATAACTAGAATTATAGTATCAAAACTTTGGTAAGGAGAGGCTAAAAGGGTAGGAGTAAACCAAAGAGGCAGCATTGCCTCTTTGGTTTTACATGTAACGCTTAGGGATTAACGGTAGATTTGTAAACAGCTTTGCCATCTTTGATCTCTTTGATAATGGCTGAGCGGGTTGCATTGCCTTTATCATCAATGGAAATAAAGCCTGAAACGCCCTCATATTGAGAAGTTTTACGAATTTCTGTGTTGATACACACACTGTCTTCTGCATTAGCACAACGGTTCATTGCATCAACCATCACATTATACGCATCTGCGCCCAGTGCGGTAAAGGAGTTCAACTCTTTTTTGCCTGTTTTTTTCTCATACGCCGCGATAAAATCTTTTGATTTTTGGGTTGGAGGTGCACTATGATCGAACGCATCGGTAAACATATACCCCTCAACCGCGTCACCACCTAAATCAATAAAGGTTTGATTGGCAACACCATCCCCTGAGATAAACGGTTTATTCAGATCAATCTGTTTGGCTTGACGTTTAATCATAGATGCTTCGGTGTGATACAGTGGCAAGAACACAAAGTCCGCATTCAGTGCTTTGACCTGCGAAACCACCGCTTTAAAATCTTTATCGCCTGAGCTGATACGAATCTCTTTAAGCACTTTGCCACCATTTTTAACAAACGCTTGTGTAAAGGCTTTAGAAAGACCTAGTGAATACACTTGTGCTTGATCGGTTACGATCACAGCCGTTTTTAAACCCAAATCTTTTGCCGCATAATTGGCAACAACGGTTCCTTGAAATGAGTCACTAAAGCAGACGCGGTTTGCGAATGCCCTATTTTCAGTCAGTTTATCATTGGTCGCAGCAGGGGCAATGACAGGAATTTGCTTTTTATCGGCAATAGCGATAATCTGAGCGGTGTTCGTACTAATCATCTCACCAATAATTCCCACCACTTTATCGGAAGTAATGAGTCTGGTTGCCGCATTAGCGGATTCGACTTTATCGCCTTTGGTATCGACTAAAACAAGCTTTATGCTATCACCGTTTTTCAGTTTTGGCTGAAGTGAATTTGCAAGCTCAACACCCTCATACGCCACTTGACCATACCCAGCGAGAGGACCGCTCATAGGCATGATGACACCCACGTTGATCTCTTTCTCTTTGGCAAGGGCCAATGTTGCTACTAAACTGGTAATGGTTGCCAGTGCTATGAATTGACGCATCTTTATTTCTCCTATCCGTCTAAATTTTGGAAAGTTTAACAAAATTATCATTACGATAGACTCAAAGTAATACAAATTGATACAAAATCATATACTCTCAAAGTGACAAAAGAGGGATGAAATGAAGTCGTGTATGAAGGAAAAGAGAAGAAGTAGAGATTTGCTTCTTCTCTTTACATGTAAAGCTTAGGGATTGACTGTAGATTTATAAACAGCTTTACCGCCTTTAATCTCTTTGATTACAGCAGAGCGGGTTGCATTACCATTTTTATCAATGGAAATAAAGCCCGAAACGCCTTCAAAGTTGGCAGTTTTTTTAATTTGATCGTTAATACATACACTATCGTTAGGGTTAGAACAACGGTTCATCGCATCGACTAAAAGATTGTACGTATCAGCGCCCAACGTTACAAATGAATTAACCTCTTTTTTGCCCGTTTTTGTCTCATACGCAGCGATAAAATCTTTTGAACGTTGTGTCGGAGGAGCGTTATAATCGAAAAAGTCCGTAAACATATGTCCTTCGGCACTATCACCTGCCAACTCTATAAACGTTGGATTAGCCACACTATCTCCCGATAAAAAAGGTTTCGTAAGTCCAATTTGCTTCGCTTGACGGGTAATCATAGAAGCTTCTGCATGGTAAATAGGTAGAAAAATCATATCGGGATTAAGTGATTTCACTTGCGCAACAACTGCCTTAAAATCTTTATCTCCTGAACTCACACGAATCTCTTTAAGCACTTTACCACCATTTTTAACAAACGCTTCGCTAAAGGCTTTCGAAAGTCCCAACGAGTACACTTGTGCTTGATCCGTAATAACCACAGCCGTTTTCAAACCCAAATCTTTAAGCGCATAATGCGCAACAACGGTTCCTTGAAAGGAGTCTGTAAAACAGACACGACTCGCGTAAGCTCTGTTTTCCGTCAGTTTGTCATTGGTTGCCACGGGAGCGATGACAGGAATTTGCTTTTTATCCGCTATGGAAATAATTTGAGCTGTATTGGTGCTCGTAATCGCACCTAAAATGCCTACAACTTTATCAGAAGTGATAAGCCTTGTTGCAGCATTGGCGGATTCTACTTTGTCCCCTTTATTATCAACCAGAACCAATTTTAAATGGTCTCCATTTTTGAGGGTTGGTTGCAGTAAATGAGCCAACTCAATACCTTCATAAGTCGTCTGCCCGTACGATGCTAAAGAGCCACTCATAGGCATCACAACACCCACATTGATCTCTTTGGCAACGGTAAATGTCGCGATTAGAGACGTAATAGTGAGAACAGTGAATAATGGACGCATAGGTAACTCCTTTAGTTAAAATATGAACGGAAGCATAACAGAATCATTGTTTAATGTCAAGTAATTTGACTTTTTTACTAGTGTATAGGATACTCTCTTTAAATCATCAAAAGAAGCATTCTATGTAAAAATGAGTGAGGATGCCATCATCAAAGATGAAAAAGAGGTGTTAGCCTCTTTTTCACACTGAAATGAACAATTTATGCGTGATTGTTTTCTGCTGTATCAAGTGCTTGTGAAACATCAACAATGATTTGAAGTTTTTTGATAATTTCGCTCATTGCACGACTCTCTTCTTGTGCAGCAAGGCTAATACGCTCAACTTCAGCCTGTGTTTTAATAATTTCATCAACCGTACGTTGTAACGCAGGAACGATTTGATCAACGACTTTTTGAACATCCATAATGGAGATACGAATATTATCGGTCGATTTGTTACTTTGATCGGAAAGTTTTCGTACTTCACTGGCGACAACGGCAAATCCACGTCCATGATCACCTGCACGTGCTGCTTCAATCGTTGCGTTGAGAGCCAAAAGATTCGTCTCACTCGCAATATATTTGATAGCCGTCGTTATAGTACCAATTTGTTCTACCGCTTCGGTTAACTCTTGCGCCATATTGTTTGTTACTTGAATATTTTGTACTTCAGAAGCTAGCTTGCCATTGACCACGACAATTGTGTTGGCAGTATTTTCGATGGACTGAGAGGCTGTTTGCGTTATCCCAGATATCTCTTTGGTTAATGTCGCAAGTTTTTTAGAAATATCACGTGCTTCTTGCAAAGCCTTATCGCTATTAATCGCCGTAACGACTTGTGCCAAACCACTCACACTCTCAGCAGTCGCTGTTCGAGGAGGACTTGGAATAACCGTGACATCTTGGCGCAAATAGTGACTGAATTTGGTATAAAGTGCTTTACCTGAAGAGACATAACCATCGGTTCCAATAATATATTTAGCTTCCAAAAGAGCATCTTTCGTTTCAGCTTCACTGCACTCATCAAAAGGAACAATTTTATACCCAACATGATTAAGATTGTAAAATTTAAGAAATTTGAGTAAAACATTCGCACCAGAAGTGCTGTTATTGAAGATAACTACATTTTCGCCATTAGGAATGCGACCAACGGTGACAAAAAAATCCGTTGGAGGAACAAATTCAACAGAAACTACTTTTTCTTTGCCATATTTTTTGACCATTTCATCATAACGATTCGCAAAACA encodes the following:
- a CDS encoding methyl-accepting chemotaxis protein, encoding MSVNLLLIGANEATTQELVSLVDATLSTAATYQKATLSNYQNYDVANFDLVVCFANRYDEMVKKYGKEKVVSVEFVPPTDFFVTVGRIPNGENVVIFNNSTSGANVLLKFLKFYNLNHVGYKIVPFDECSEAETKDALLEAKYIIGTDGYVSSGKALYTKFSHYLRQDVTVIPSPPRTATAESVSGLAQVVTAINSDKALQEARDISKKLATLTKEISGITQTASQSIENTANTIVVVNGKLASEVQNIQVTNNMAQELTEAVEQIGTITTAIKYIASETNLLALNATIEAARAGDHGRGFAVVASEVRKLSDQSNKSTDNIRISIMDVQKVVDQIVPALQRTVDEIIKTQAEVERISLAAQEESRAMSEIIKKLQIIVDVSQALDTAENNHA
- a CDS encoding ABC transporter substrate-binding protein — translated: MRQFIALATITSLVATLALAKEKEINVGVIMPMSGPLAGYGQVAYEGVELANSLQPKLKNGDSIKLVLVDTKGDKVESANAATRLITSDKVVGIIGEMISTNTAQIIAIADKKQIPVIAPAATNDKLTENRAFANRVCFSDSFQGTVVANYAAKDLGLKTAVIVTDQAQVYSLGLSKAFTQAFVKNGGKVLKEIRISSGDKDFKAVVSQVKALNADFVFLPLYHTEASMIKRQAKQIDLNKPFISGDGVANQTFIDLGGDAVEGYMFTDAFDHSAPPTQKSKDFIAAYEKKTGKKELNSFTALGADAYNVMVDAMNRCANAEDSVCINTEIRKTSQYEGVSGFISIDDKGNATRSAIIKEIKDGKAVYKSTVNP
- a CDS encoding IS110 family transposase, coding for MDNFIGLDVSKSTVSVFIPQSELEIEIANTVKGFTQLFSKLKKLYKKEHDSLVFVYEPTSSYSSTLELFCANKHIRVFKINPKASHNFAKALSIRNKTDKVDARMLCHAGMLAKEEEIHIPVIDVIVEQINDLMSYYQLLVKQRVQTSNHLEKLQHKESTATLKKSL
- a CDS encoding alpha/beta fold hydrolase — its product is MKKTVGGLSVLLEGNQKNRAIIFLHGFPYDHTMWHAQIAALSETYYCVAYDIRGLGDSSVGDGQFTMESFVDDLELMIGDLKDEKPPILCAFSMGGYIALRALERMENKFSALILCDTAAHADNNDAKLRRSDAIKRINAKGLTSFSKHFIAQCYSDTYKKEHKELVDKRINKSMKFNSIGVKGCVFAMLTRNDMTEFLPSIKIPTLLLCGEHDTLTPPSGMQTMAKQIEGSEFALIKNAAHMSVVENPEESNEAIKAFLAKL
- a CDS encoding cytochrome C, encoding MKVTYFISKILAVFALTIILYGFVIPSVGFHGTLERIKDGRIGDIPSYVYPLWNFYQKDRYISINTPQKTRGNLRGMIEISEEIGVPSMPIWKFSLEAPNYPKEAFPYGLPVFIHFDGLSGEVHEMNTINHYVGMAHMERGGIYERALAPYSLIMLAMLLALFIIYDIKWIDTFMLIPVLLPFLFIGIYGYWLYWFGHTLQDGAIKIEPFMPILLGDGKVAQFTTHAYPVIGFWALLSISILSLFAWRLKIKALKYQIAQKNNFSSTFFHDSCFSRRYIGEYTHGYNRYESQYIGKKFLPLSVALSQNL
- a CDS encoding transposase, encoding MKYQSIQTIKGLGDIATIALIHLFLKYPNANQKQIISLAGLDPIEKTSGTSVRGKTRISKAGNKLYRRSLFMGTMVTIRFNEEMKCFYDRLKEKGKHTTLIQIAVMKKLIIIARALFHSNQGYSSEIYQAHCGMVAQNSNVA
- the metH gene encoding methionine synthase codes for the protein MATLQELIKEKILVIDGAMGTQIQALEIAPEQWEGKEGCNELLNATCKDAISKIHRGYLLAGADIIKTNTFGALPWVLEDYGIGARAYELARAGVEIVKEACAEFTTEQKPRFTAAAFGPGTKLPSLGHIGYDAMYEGYKEAARGAIDGGCDLFLIETAQDPLQIKAALHAIHDAQNALHVKLPIMVSVTIELSGTMLIGTDATTIAAILEPFDLLSLGFNCGTGPEQVEKHVKTLSSVWGKPISVHANAGLPQNRGGYTFYPMGPREFAELQEKFTEIAGVAILGGCCGTTPQHILELSKRVEGKKPLAPKGEMPRSIASLFETRALKQDPAPFLIGERSNATGSKAFRELLLAEDYDGTLSVAQQQVRSGAHGIDVSVGFAGRDEHKDTKEVMGRYVQKILLPLMPDTTQVPALEVALKLIGGKPIINSVNLEDGIEKFDKVCSLAKRFGAALVCLTIDEVGMAKSKEQKVAIAERIYTLATEKHGIHPEDLVFDLLTFTVGSGDPEYHTAAIETIEAIREFHALHPEVGFVLGVSNISFGLAKHAREYLNSVFLHHCVEAGLSMAIVNVKNTLPMHKISDVDKKICEDLLFNHREEGDPLFKFIDHFAGVVENKDESDAAYLAMSTKEKISTLLIDGDKERMLTLLPTAKDEIAAEVIVNEILIDAMKVVGELFGSGKMQLPFVLQSAEVMKAAVDYLQPYLPKTEKNTTTTLIIGTVKGDVHDVGKNLVDIILSNNGFKVINIGIKADLDQFLEALKEHNADAIGMSGLLVKSTNVMKENLEAMQKMGIKIPVILGGAALTDTFVEEFCRPIYDGPIYYCKDAFEGITAMSRIETKNYDTSFSRVVLENSVNRATKEAKEIPPFHELKMPSRDIAIPTPPFWGRRVLKTNVKELAFSWINHKILFAQRWGYSGKGQSKEAKQKQLDEVLWPAFERIKADIERLGLFEPTIIYGYYPARSSENHLYLFDESEGYFSEAQVNRESIEAIKERAIKTFDFPRQNRNPYRSLSDFIAPDRHDVLALTCVSAGAKFSAYEKELYDAGNFTEYFFVHGLGVELAEALAEIAHKQIRLDLGIAEKEGHSLRDVQMKRYLGCRYSFGYPACPALEDTKIIFDLLKPEEFGIELSETFQIHPEQSTTAIVMHHREALYFNV
- a CDS encoding SIR2 family NAD-dependent protein deacylase, with amino-acid sequence MARVVIFSGAGISAESGLSTFRDTGGLWEKYRIEEICTAGCLSWNRENTLTFYDARREQLNSVKPNAAHYAIAKLQEKYPNDIALITQNVDDLFERAGCKDILHLHGFLPRLRCEQCGTTHLIGYSKQERTFTCKTCGGSFRPDIVFFGEAAPMYEHLYETMEDCQFLVIIGSSGNVIAMDHFALHVKVSILNNLEPSDAINERVYTKVLHQKATEAIDEIVEDIERFMQG
- a CDS encoding ABC transporter substrate-binding protein; this encodes MRPLFTVLTITSLIATFTVAKEINVGVVMPMSGSLASYGQTTYEGIELAHLLQPTLKNGDHLKLVLVDNKGDKVESANAATRLITSDKVVGILGAITSTNTAQIISIADKKQIPVIAPVATNDKLTENRAYASRVCFTDSFQGTVVAHYALKDLGLKTAVVITDQAQVYSLGLSKAFSEAFVKNGGKVLKEIRVSSGDKDFKAVVAQVKSLNPDMIFLPIYHAEASMITRQAKQIGLTKPFLSGDSVANPTFIELAGDSAEGHMFTDFFDYNAPPTQRSKDFIAAYETKTGKKEVNSFVTLGADTYNLLVDAMNRCSNPNDSVCINDQIKKTANFEGVSGFISIDKNGNATRSAVIKEIKGGKAVYKSTVNP